The Aedes aegypti strain LVP_AGWG unplaced genomic scaffold, AaegL5.0 Primary Assembly AGWG_AaegL5_hic_scaff_91_PBJ_arrow, whole genome shotgun sequence nucleotide sequence atttcattttcaaatcagCCTATGAATAAATGAGATCTAGCCTAGGATCTAGCGTTctagaattgaaaattttgtatggcaaATTGAAAAagatgcaaatgttttgtccaatactctTTAACTCCAGGTATTTGGCAATTTtgccaaatgagttgaaatcaTCATAACAAAGGAGAAACGCGTAAAATTAGGCACGAATACACAACTAATTTATCCAGCATAATGCATCCGCAGACACGCCATAAGTTAGTTTCTAGAAGTCATACTATTACAGTTACATTAGCCATAATATCATTGGAAGAACTGTTGATTCCAGCAATAGTCACAACTCAACTTCGAAATGCGATCACTGAACACCAATTTCTTGGCCAATTTAGATCAAAAGCCTTCCAAATATCGAGAGAGatcaaaacatttgttttcagGTATATGAGTACCTTAATTCCAGAATGCATCTGAGAGCCGAATCGATCGAATCATTCTGAAGTATGTTCTAAAAGTAGAAGACTAGAGTCTACCAAATACATCGTAGATCGATGATGTTTTAAACTATAATTGTTATGATTAAAGCTTTATCAATATATGACGTTTCATGTGATTCCTCATCAGACGTACATATGTACGCATCAATAGCAAGGCTTCGGGGAAGAGATAGCCTCTATGACCTATATACTCATGGCTTATGTCGACGCTTCTACGAATAATCTATTCACTATTGTGTGAGTGCAGTTTAAAGTGCTGATTTTTTCCTAACTGAGCTAGTTTCTTTGAGCTTTTGCATCTGGTAGACGTAATAAAAAATGGATCGGCTGAATTTATTCAGCTTTATTGTAATAGGTTTGTCCTGTACATGTATTTTCGCTCGACCGGGTCAGTTAAAAGAACAAAAATACGAGTTCCAAGAATTTCACTCAAGCTATACGCAAGATAATGTTGCAAGGTAATAATCAATTGGTATCTATAAGGAATAAACATATCATAGATTGCAATTTTAGTTCTTCCAATAATGAAAGACTTCAAGAAGTTTCGATTCCACATGAATCTGTCCCATGGTCCCAACAACATCCGAATGAAGTGAACGCATTTGCTGAAATGTTCCGTCAAAACTACAATAGGATGGTGGCACAGCACAATGAAATGATGCAGATGCACCAACAAACCATGGCGAATATGTTCATACCAGGTAGGCGCAAATGATCTTCTAGAGGAaattaattttgatcaaattattTCTAGTGACATACGAACTTTATCATGTCCCTGTCGGATATACTTGGAATAGCTACTTTGGAAATAAACAGCAATACGTTTATGATGAGACAGAACGAATGTCTCGTCAGTTGATCGAGGATATAGAACAAGGTCATCGAACGCAACAGGAGCTGATGAATCCCAATTTCTTTATTGAACAAGCCGCAAGTGAGCTGAACAAAGTCCATCAATCACATCAACCAATCGATTTTTCTGATGTACAAGTCGCTGATGAGATTTCGTaccaacagcagcaacaaccagtttttgttgaatctGTCTATCAAACTGTGAACCAAGATGATAATCGCGCTGTAGTATACAACGAAAGAACAAATCAATTAGAATACGTCAGACGTCAAGATTCTCTCGAGCCATCTGTTCATGTAGAACTAGCTAACTCCATGAACGAACATCAACCTTTCGAACTTGAAACCCAACCTTCAGTGAGATTGAATAACGAGAAAGTGAACATAACATTTGATCAACAAGTTGAACAAATTGAAGTTCACACACCAATTTTTGTGGAAATGCCAAGCAAACCACAACAGGAAATTGAAATGATCAAATCTACACCCAAGCCATTGGCGTATCATCAGTCAACCCAAACAAACAATGACGAATTTTACGGCAGTACATACGATCAACAACCTAAATATGATTTGCAGTTTGTTGAAAGCCTTTCGGCTGCTACAACGTCATCAAGAGGCCACATTATGTCACTGGTAAGGAATAGAACCCAAGGCAAAGATAGCTCAACAACTCAAACGACAACAACTACCACTACAACAACACCTTTACCAACCACCACTAGTGGAATAATGTCAATGCTTCCGAACAGAAAGCCGGAACGAAATTATATAGAATTATACCAACAAATACAAACGGAATTGGAGAAAACATTAAAAGAGATAGCCGATAATGAAACAGAAGAAACGCATTTCATGGGAATGACTAGTAATAGTGACCAAGGTAAATTGACGTATGAAACGGTAAATCATGGGAAGAATGAAAAAGAATCTCGTGGAGATCAAGGAATTACATCAGACGATTACAACTACGAGGAGGCAACTGAACTGGAGCCTGGATTGGAGTACCATTCTAGGGCAAATGAGTATGCTTTTTCGTCAAGTACACCAGTTCCTGTACACACAAATCCATTTCATTCGGCTGCGCTGGTTCCATTTCCAACTACAAGCACATTGCAGCCATCAAACCCGTATTACTCTGCGCCATTGGCTCCATTCCCTGAAGAGATGTTACACGAACCAACCGAAGCTCAACATCTACAAGTGAGTCA carries:
- the LOC5565479 gene encoding uncharacterized protein LOC5565479; its protein translation is MDRLNLFSFIVIGLSCTCIFARPGQLKEQKYEFQEFHSSYTQDNVASSSNNERLQEVSIPHESVPWSQQHPNEVNAFAEMFRQNYNRMVAQHNEMMQMHQQTMANMFIPVTYELYHVPVGYTWNSYFGNKQQYVYDETERMSRQLIEDIEQGHRTQQELMNPNFFIEQAASELNKVHQSHQPIDFSDVQVADEISYQQQQQPVFVESVYQTVNQDDNRAVVYNERTNQLEYVRRQDSLEPSVHVELANSMNEHQPFELETQPSVRLNNEKVNITFDQQVEQIEVHTPIFVEMPSKPQQEIEMIKSTPKPLAYHQSTQTNNDEFYGSTYDQQPKYDLQFVESLSAATTSSRGHIMSLVRNRTQGKDSSTTQTTTTTTTTTPLPTTTSGIMSMLPNRKPERNYIELYQQIQTELEKTLKEIADNETEETHFMGMTSNSDQGKLTYETVNHGKNEKESRGDQGITSDDYNYEEATELEPGLEYHSRANEYAFSSSTPVPVHTNPFHSAALVPFPTTSTLQPSNPYYSAPLAPFPEEMLHEPTEAQHLQYAEFSEIMDMNQEVQTIEHHYGHYVEADTIQDLSNHDEMNQGQLQIPHGYEDTQQYEDQQQRYTDVGGSEDIGRGLEHEVEQKFEKQLPPEQAYRNPDSQHTFKTNPQQEGGVPAHVQEVTFTSGSTAVQNQKKNWFQRQYDKMKHALRV